The following coding sequences are from one Prochlorococcus marinus XMU1412 window:
- a CDS encoding TMEM165/GDT1 family protein, translating into MNSKLEKKENNLEKSFFSIFITTFTTIFIAELGDKTQIATLMLSAESGRPIVVFIGSSLALISSSIVGVLIGKWVSKKISPSKFALSTGTLMILISIFLAYETFRNYL; encoded by the coding sequence ATGAATAGTAAATTAGAAAAAAAAGAAAACAATCTAGAAAAAAGTTTTTTTTCAATATTTATAACGACATTTACAACAATTTTTATTGCTGAACTTGGCGATAAAACTCAGATAGCCACATTAATGCTTTCTGCTGAATCGGGCAGGCCAATAGTAGTTTTTATTGGAAGTTCTCTTGCATTAATAAGCTCTAGCATAGTAGGAGTTCTTATTGGTAAGTGGGTATCAAAAAAAATATCTCCTAGCAAATTTGCTTTATCTACTGGTACTTTAATGATATTGATAAGTATATTTTTGGCTTATGAAACATTCAGAAATTATTTATAA
- a CDS encoding TMEM165/GDT1 family protein, with the protein MVLSLLLSTFLTVFIAELGDKTQLATLTISGTSNKPLAVFLGSSSALVFASLLGALTGGSISSFLPEVVLKSIASITFFIIGLRLFINSLTIEKEEKEEKENN; encoded by the coding sequence ATGGTTTTAAGTTTATTACTATCAACATTTCTAACCGTTTTCATAGCTGAATTAGGTGACAAAACTCAACTAGCTACTTTAACTATAAGCGGCACTTCAAATAAACCATTAGCAGTTTTTCTAGGATCCTCTTCAGCACTTGTTTTTGCAAGTTTACTAGGAGCTTTAACAGGTGGTTCCATATCAAGTTTTTTACCCGAAGTAGTTCTTAAGTCAATAGCGTCCATTACATTTTTCATCATTGGTCTAAGGCTTTTTATCAACTCTTTAACCATCGAAAAAGAAGAAAAAGAAGAGAAAGAAAATAATTAG
- a CDS encoding RNB domain-containing ribonuclease translates to MFTSSSIIDNLNQSEGLEYKKLCRLLKITKKSDKDKLDIALTALEKLEIINKNENDEYTCIKDDVHLVAKIRCSSKGYCFAVRGKDKEDIYIKENLLNYAWNGDKVLVRIIKEGYRRRSPEGIVDCILERSNQILLSKVEIINNDVYAIPIDDRILSKIRLPKENEKYTFNPDNKNIVKVEIDRFPIGQEEGLGHVIQELKLNNNEEYDTDFVLSKSNIVKSYDLNHIESKKIEQRERIDLTDKNSYLFKSWNSNNSPMLPMIQIEQGKNKNTKLWIHTNNLAERVDLNSKKSLEILFKGFESLPLLNDWQNYLSETIRNDSEFKFGEKNEAISLCMHLNSDNEIIDWSFHLTLVKCTLIVGSDHTEALLSRKSKSRITSRVLKPIKEYIDDLDKILEISCSFRQKHLLEGKVEFPAPLNKIESLEEFFIHNPAEYSKGYFESLNKEDCQTYLSPILYEANLIWFKHSNQYSLKSAGHLSNAIDYVNANEIIKYSEFIDNDIELNEDGNLTFSQVIKLCDDDNKKRILHKLLINEFKDNEIRLISKDLDNDESEKLFISPWTIPGFDITNLINQYCIFNMIVNGKKSKKNNINPINISESNSLDLVNWEIFNSSISKNLETLFNKFVIDKLNEFKYKVNQYKSNMISIKKVRKAEKLLGNIYSGFILSVQTYGFFVEISELNVEGLVHVSTLNNDWYEYRSRQNLLIGRKSKKSYKVGDAIEVKIIKVDILKYQIDLELT, encoded by the coding sequence ATGTTCACATCATCTTCAATAATTGATAATCTTAATCAGTCAGAAGGGTTAGAATATAAAAAATTATGCAGATTATTAAAAATAACAAAGAAATCTGATAAAGATAAATTAGATATTGCTTTAACAGCTCTAGAAAAACTTGAAATAATTAATAAAAATGAAAATGATGAATATACTTGCATAAAAGATGATGTTCATCTTGTCGCCAAAATAAGATGTAGTAGCAAAGGCTATTGCTTTGCTGTAAGAGGAAAAGATAAAGAAGATATCTATATTAAAGAAAATCTACTTAACTATGCATGGAATGGAGATAAAGTTTTAGTAAGGATAATAAAAGAGGGATATAGAAGAAGATCACCTGAAGGCATAGTTGATTGTATTCTTGAAAGATCAAATCAAATCCTTCTTTCTAAAGTAGAAATAATAAACAATGATGTATATGCAATCCCAATAGACGATAGGATCCTTTCTAAAATAAGACTTCCAAAAGAGAATGAAAAATACACTTTCAATCCAGACAATAAGAATATAGTAAAAGTAGAGATTGATAGATTCCCCATAGGTCAAGAAGAAGGACTAGGTCATGTGATACAAGAACTAAAACTAAACAATAATGAAGAATATGATACAGACTTTGTTTTATCTAAAAGCAATATCGTTAAATCATACGATTTAAATCATATTGAATCAAAAAAAATTGAACAAAGGGAGAGGATAGACCTTACAGATAAAAACTCTTATTTATTCAAAAGTTGGAATTCTAATAATTCTCCAATGCTCCCAATGATTCAAATAGAGCAGGGAAAAAATAAAAATACTAAATTATGGATACATACAAATAATCTTGCAGAAAGAGTAGATCTAAATAGTAAAAAATCTCTAGAAATATTATTCAAAGGCTTTGAATCATTACCCTTATTAAATGATTGGCAAAACTACCTTAGTGAAACCATAAGAAATGATTCTGAATTTAAATTTGGTGAAAAGAATGAAGCGATAAGCCTCTGCATGCATTTAAATAGTGATAATGAAATAATTGATTGGTCATTCCATCTTACTTTAGTAAAATGCACTCTTATCGTCGGAAGTGATCATACTGAGGCGCTCCTATCTAGAAAAAGTAAATCAAGAATCACCTCACGTGTATTAAAACCTATAAAGGAATATATCGACGATTTAGATAAAATTCTTGAAATTTCATGCTCATTCAGACAAAAACATCTTTTGGAGGGTAAGGTTGAATTTCCTGCACCACTTAATAAAATTGAGTCACTTGAAGAATTTTTTATTCACAATCCAGCTGAATATTCAAAAGGATATTTTGAATCATTAAACAAAGAAGATTGCCAAACTTACCTTTCACCAATACTATATGAAGCTAATTTAATATGGTTCAAACATTCAAATCAATATAGCTTAAAAAGCGCCGGACATCTCTCAAACGCAATAGATTATGTTAATGCAAATGAAATAATCAAATATTCAGAATTTATTGATAATGATATAGAGCTTAATGAAGATGGCAATTTGACATTTAGTCAAGTAATTAAATTATGTGACGATGATAATAAAAAAAGAATCTTACATAAACTTCTAATTAATGAATTCAAGGACAATGAAATAAGGTTGATATCTAAAGATCTTGATAATGATGAATCAGAAAAATTATTTATTTCTCCATGGACAATTCCTGGATTTGACATTACTAATCTTATTAACCAGTACTGTATTTTTAATATGATAGTAAATGGTAAGAAATCAAAGAAAAATAATATTAATCCAATCAATATATCGGAAAGTAATTCATTAGACTTAGTAAATTGGGAAATATTTAATTCATCAATTTCAAAGAATCTAGAAACATTATTTAATAAGTTTGTAATAGATAAACTTAACGAATTCAAGTACAAAGTTAACCAATATAAATCTAATATGATAAGTATAAAAAAAGTAAGAAAAGCAGAAAAATTACTAGGTAATATTTATAGTGGGTTTATTTTATCAGTGCAAACATATGGTTTCTTTGTTGAGATATCAGAACTAAATGTAGAGGGTTTAGTACACGTCAGCACTCTTAATAATGATTGGTATGAATATAGATCAAGGCAAAATCTATTGATTGGAAGAAAATCTAAAAAATCATATAAAGTTGGAGATGCAATAGAAGTAAAAATCATAAAAGTCGATATTCTAAAATATCAAATTGATTTAGAATTAACATAA
- a CDS encoding DUF2996 domain-containing protein has translation MEENLAKNNEVNKEISDNTTKSNSEEIKGPKSEKVINMDINNGDPATKVVIKNEINTPEKPITKPKKELPVEKKPFQEFINIHLIPSLTEEINQRGLEINNINLTNTNRPIAGDKCWVINCEIKDTCNFWLSFEKDDISSLKSISLSKPNQQPSIIESFLIDEKRITLKLIISRVLQRLNGQKLIGVN, from the coding sequence ATGGAAGAAAATTTAGCCAAAAATAATGAAGTAAATAAAGAAATATCTGACAACACTACTAAATCAAACTCTGAGGAAATTAAAGGACCTAAATCAGAAAAAGTTATCAATATGGATATAAATAATGGTGATCCTGCTACTAAAGTTGTTATAAAAAATGAAATTAATACTCCCGAAAAACCTATAACAAAACCAAAAAAAGAACTCCCAGTAGAGAAAAAGCCTTTCCAAGAGTTTATTAACATTCACTTAATTCCTTCACTTACTGAAGAAATTAATCAAAGAGGATTAGAAATAAACAATATTAACCTCACTAATACAAATAGACCTATTGCTGGAGATAAATGTTGGGTAATAAATTGTGAAATTAAAGATACATGTAACTTTTGGTTATCCTTTGAGAAGGATGACATTAGTTCATTAAAAAGTATTTCTTTATCAAAACCTAATCAACAACCAAGTATTATTGAATCCTTTCTGATTGACGAAAAAAGAATTACCCTAAAATTAATAATTTCAAGAGTACTTCAAAGATTGAATGGGCAAAAGTTAATAGGAGTTAATTAG
- the acsF gene encoding magnesium-protoporphyrin IX monomethyl ester (oxidative) cyclase has protein sequence MAQSTVESKNKKDINNGKIPAKETILSPRFYTTDFEAMENMDLSINEEELEAICEEFRKDYNRHHFVRNSEFEGAAEKLDPETRELFVDFLEGSCTSEFSGFLLYKELSKRIKVKNPLLAECFAHMARDEARHAGFLNKSMSDFGLQLDLGFLTANKDYTYFPPRSIFYATYLSEKIGYWRYIAIYRHLEKNPDSKIFPLFNYFENWCQDENRHGDFFDALMKAQPRTVKSLSQKITIGGSTFTHPLFDYFHRFRYFLNNLPLTSKLWSRFFLLAVFATMYARDLGIKKDFYSSLGLDARDYDQFVINKTNETAARVFPVVMDVYDKSFYGRLDKIVENNKVLSDIANSDGNKVSKTFKKLPKYLSNGYQLLRLYLLKPLDSKDFQPSIR, from the coding sequence ATGGCTCAATCAACTGTTGAATCAAAAAATAAAAAAGATATTAATAATGGAAAGATACCAGCTAAAGAAACAATTTTGTCCCCAAGATTCTATACCACAGATTTTGAGGCTATGGAAAATATGGATTTATCAATAAACGAGGAGGAATTGGAAGCTATATGTGAAGAATTTAGAAAAGATTACAATAGACATCATTTTGTAAGAAATAGTGAATTTGAAGGTGCTGCAGAAAAATTAGATCCTGAGACAAGAGAGCTTTTTGTTGATTTTCTCGAGGGAAGTTGTACATCAGAATTTTCAGGTTTTTTACTTTATAAGGAACTTAGTAAGAGAATTAAAGTCAAAAACCCTCTACTTGCTGAATGTTTTGCTCATATGGCCAGAGATGAAGCAAGACATGCAGGTTTTTTAAATAAATCAATGAGTGACTTTGGACTTCAGTTAGACTTAGGTTTTTTAACAGCCAATAAAGACTACACTTATTTCCCTCCAAGAAGTATTTTTTACGCTACTTATTTATCCGAAAAAATAGGTTATTGGAGATACATAGCAATTTATAGGCATCTCGAAAAGAACCCTGATAGCAAAATTTTCCCACTATTTAATTACTTTGAAAATTGGTGTCAAGATGAGAATAGACATGGGGATTTCTTTGACGCATTAATGAAAGCACAGCCACGTACTGTTAAATCTTTAAGCCAAAAAATTACAATTGGCGGCTCTACTTTTACACACCCATTATTTGACTACTTCCATAGGTTTAGATATTTTTTGAATAATCTTCCATTAACATCCAAGTTATGGTCTAGGTTCTTTCTATTAGCTGTATTTGCAACTATGTATGCAAGGGATTTGGGAATTAAAAAAGATTTCTACAGTTCTTTAGGTTTAGATGCCAGAGATTACGACCAGTTTGTTATTAATAAAACAAATGAAACTGCAGCTAGAGTTTTCCCTGTAGTAATGGACGTTTATGATAAATCTTTTTATGGAAGATTAGATAAAATAGTAGAGAATAATAAGGTTCTTTCCGATATTGCAAACAGTGATGGAAATAAAGTATCTAAAACTTTTAAAAAATTACCTAAATATTTATCAAACGGTTACCAGTTATTAAGACTATACTTATTAAAACCTCTTGATAGTAAAGATTTCCAACCTTCGATTAGATAA
- a CDS encoding TldD/PmbA family protein, with protein MLSSQIKSNEIVFGSCNKDLLEEIIFYGIGLGADFVEIFIENTDNSSVLAEEDFITSVSPSFGKGAGIRIFKEKKDGFVSTNDLTKHGLMRSVTQAIEMLDIVDNKKKEVFNGLNKHRDYSLNKKKWINEVPSIHEISEKLLVSTKSLKKNNKIITRKGSYSRNLQEVIIASSDGTYVSDIRLHQTVGLNVIASDAQYRSSGSRRFGSSGLPNEFRLWDHENAANEVFESSMKMLYADYVDAGQMPVVLANKFGGVIFHEACGHLLETTQIERGTTPFENKLNEKIAHESVTAIDEGISEGSFGSLSVDDEGMEPEKSVLIKDGILKKFISDRAGELRTGHKRTGSGRRQNYSFAAASRMRNTYIAKGEHSKEDLINSISDGLYCKSMGGGSVGATGQFNFAVEEGYLIKNGKLTNPVKGATLIGEAKEVMPKISMCGNDLELAPGFCGSISGSVNVTVGQPHIKVDSITVGGR; from the coding sequence ATGCTTTCGTCACAAATCAAATCAAATGAAATCGTTTTTGGTAGTTGCAATAAAGATTTATTAGAAGAAATTATTTTCTACGGCATTGGACTTGGTGCTGATTTTGTAGAAATATTTATAGAGAATACTGACAACTCAAGTGTGTTAGCGGAAGAAGATTTTATTACAAGTGTAAGTCCTTCATTTGGAAAGGGTGCTGGTATTAGAATCTTCAAAGAAAAAAAGGATGGATTTGTAAGTACAAATGATTTAACAAAGCATGGCTTGATGAGATCGGTAACTCAGGCTATTGAGATGTTAGATATAGTAGATAACAAAAAAAAAGAAGTATTTAATGGTTTAAATAAACATAGGGACTATAGTTTAAACAAGAAAAAATGGATAAATGAAGTTCCATCGATTCATGAGATAAGTGAAAAACTATTAGTCAGCACAAAGTCTCTAAAAAAAAATAATAAAATAATAACTAGAAAAGGTAGTTACTCAAGAAATCTGCAAGAAGTAATTATAGCCTCCAGCGACGGAACCTATGTCTCAGATATTAGGTTGCATCAAACAGTTGGACTCAACGTAATTGCTAGTGATGCCCAATATAGATCTAGTGGAAGTAGAAGATTTGGATCATCAGGATTACCTAATGAATTCAGATTATGGGATCATGAAAATGCAGCTAATGAGGTGTTTGAAAGCTCAATGAAGATGTTATATGCAGATTATGTTGATGCGGGACAAATGCCTGTTGTATTAGCTAATAAATTTGGTGGCGTTATATTCCACGAAGCCTGCGGTCATTTACTTGAAACTACTCAAATAGAGAGAGGAACAACACCATTTGAAAATAAATTGAATGAAAAAATTGCACATGAATCTGTAACAGCTATAGATGAAGGAATTTCAGAAGGATCCTTTGGTTCATTATCAGTAGATGATGAAGGTATGGAACCCGAAAAATCAGTTCTTATAAAAGATGGAATTTTAAAAAAATTCATATCCGACAGGGCAGGTGAATTAAGAACTGGCCATAAAAGAACAGGAAGTGGAAGAAGACAAAATTATTCTTTTGCTGCAGCTTCACGAATGAGAAATACATATATAGCTAAAGGTGAGCACTCGAAAGAGGATTTAATCAATAGTATTAGTGATGGACTTTACTGCAAATCAATGGGTGGTGGCAGTGTAGGTGCTACTGGACAATTTAATTTTGCGGTAGAAGAAGGATATCTTATTAAAAATGGAAAATTAACTAATCCAGTAAAAGGAGCAACTTTGATTGGCGAGGCTAAAGAAGTTATGCCAAAAATATCAATGTGCGGGAATGACCTCGAATTAGCTCCTGGATTCTGTGGATCCATCAGTGGGAGTGTTAACGTAACTGTTGGCCAACCTCATATTAAGGTTGATTCAATCACTGTTGGCGGAAGATAG
- a CDS encoding TldD/PmbA family protein produces MNSKEITTQISEAADSLKLKKWDYGASFSNDYSVQVDKGEAKQLKASQKQILTIRVWNESNLVGITTTSDISESGIKKALNQANIASDFGNKNERTEFSPLAKEPIRFKDSKKRNPVGIKKLLTLLREAEVKLLKSHASIKSVPYNGLSESFYERVYANSDGAFRSYTKSQAALYLYARAEEKNKKPRSSGSVKLGYGVEDIDIESCIKDASNKTISHLNYSPIKTDKYSICFSPESFLTIINAFSSMFNARSILDGVSLSNKNSIGEKLSTEALNIYDDGLHDKNISSSPFDGEGTPTKRLCLINKGRLENFIHSESTARIFKTTPTGHAGLGSKVSVSPDWIVVEKSEENSDLKTSLDHSTYEGEFVYIEELNAIHAGVRASQGSFSLPFDGWLYKNGKKISIESATVAGDIKYLLKHIVNIESIQEVTTSGISPHIWVDKLSITGDA; encoded by the coding sequence ATGAATTCAAAAGAAATAACAACTCAAATCTCTGAAGCTGCAGATTCTCTAAAACTTAAAAAATGGGATTATGGTGCAAGCTTTTCTAATGATTATTCTGTGCAAGTAGATAAAGGAGAGGCTAAACAACTTAAGGCATCACAAAAGCAAATTTTAACTATAAGAGTTTGGAACGAATCTAATTTAGTTGGTATTACAACAACTAGTGATATTAGTGAATCTGGTATTAAAAAAGCTCTAAATCAAGCAAATATTGCATCTGATTTTGGCAACAAGAATGAAAGAACAGAATTCTCACCACTAGCCAAGGAACCTATTAGATTTAAGGACTCAAAAAAAAGAAATCCTGTTGGAATAAAGAAATTACTAACGCTTTTAAGAGAAGCAGAAGTAAAACTATTAAAAAGTCATGCATCCATAAAATCTGTTCCATATAATGGTCTATCAGAGAGTTTTTATGAGAGAGTTTATGCAAATAGTGATGGTGCCTTTCGGAGTTATACCAAAAGTCAAGCTGCACTTTATTTATATGCAAGAGCAGAAGAGAAAAATAAAAAACCTCGTAGCTCAGGATCTGTAAAACTTGGATATGGAGTCGAAGATATAGATATAGAGTCCTGTATTAAAGACGCTTCTAATAAAACAATTTCTCATCTAAATTATTCACCTATTAAAACTGACAAATATTCAATATGTTTTTCCCCAGAATCTTTTTTAACTATCATTAATGCCTTTAGTTCAATGTTTAATGCTAGAAGCATTTTAGATGGAGTCAGCTTATCTAATAAAAATTCTATTGGAGAGAAACTATCTACAGAAGCACTTAATATTTATGATGATGGTCTTCACGATAAGAATATTTCTTCATCACCATTTGATGGAGAGGGAACTCCTACCAAAAGACTATGTTTAATTAACAAAGGGAGACTAGAAAATTTTATACATTCTGAATCAACTGCACGAATATTTAAAACAACCCCTACAGGCCACGCTGGACTAGGATCAAAAGTCTCAGTATCTCCAGATTGGATAGTAGTTGAGAAATCAGAGGAAAACTCAGATCTAAAAACATCATTAGATCACTCTACTTATGAAGGAGAATTTGTTTATATTGAAGAATTAAATGCAATCCATGCAGGTGTTAGAGCAAGTCAAGGTTCATTCTCTCTTCCATTTGATGGATGGCTCTATAAAAACGGTAAAAAAATCTCAATAGAATCTGCAACTGTAGCAGGGGATATCAAATATCTTTTGAAACATATAGTAAATATTGAATCAATCCAAGAAGTAACAACAAGTGGAATTTCTCCACATATATGGGTAGATAAATTATCAATAACTGGTGACGCGTGA
- the fmt gene encoding methionyl-tRNA formyltransferase, translated as MRIIFWGTPEYSIASLDIFIKSKHEVIGVVSQPDKKRSRGNKLISSPVKSFAEKESIKIYTPAKIRDNIHFINELKSLSCDLFIVIAYGKILPKEILEIPKFGCWNAHASLLPRWRGAAPIQWSLIKGDEFTGVGIMKMNEGLDTGDLLLEEKIKIDNDDNLNTLSEKLSILSAKLFLNATSLLEDNIYKNTNSHLTTQNTLGREITYARMIEKSDFRVDWGNEAIKISQKIKGLYPRANTTFRGKNLKILKIKVLSSDEIKNNKNIFTNNCSRPGIILAVIENEGIIISTKTDPIILLEAKLEGKNISSKKQLIQQLKPSVGEYL; from the coding sequence GTGAGAATTATATTCTGGGGAACACCTGAATATTCAATTGCGAGCCTTGATATTTTTATTAAATCTAAGCACGAAGTAATTGGAGTAGTTAGCCAACCAGATAAGAAAAGATCTAGGGGAAATAAATTAATATCCTCACCAGTTAAAAGCTTTGCCGAGAAAGAATCTATAAAAATTTATACTCCAGCAAAAATCAGAGATAATATACATTTTATAAATGAACTAAAATCACTTTCTTGTGATTTATTTATTGTTATAGCTTACGGGAAAATATTACCCAAAGAGATATTGGAAATCCCAAAATTTGGATGTTGGAACGCTCATGCTTCATTACTTCCAAGATGGCGAGGTGCAGCCCCAATCCAATGGTCCCTAATAAAAGGCGATGAATTTACTGGTGTAGGAATTATGAAAATGAATGAGGGACTAGATACTGGCGACTTATTATTAGAAGAAAAAATTAAAATTGATAATGACGATAATTTAAATACACTATCGGAAAAACTTAGTATTTTATCTGCAAAATTATTTTTAAATGCCACATCACTACTCGAAGATAATATTTATAAAAATACTAATTCTCATTTAACAACACAAAATACTCTTGGAAGAGAAATTACTTATGCAAGAATGATTGAAAAATCAGACTTTAGAGTTGATTGGGGTAATGAGGCAATTAAAATTTCTCAAAAAATAAAAGGATTATATCCACGAGCAAATACAACTTTTAGAGGTAAGAACCTAAAAATACTTAAAATCAAAGTTTTGAGTAGTGATGAAATTAAAAATAATAAAAACATTTTCACTAACAATTGTTCAAGACCAGGTATTATTCTTGCTGTAATAGAAAATGAAGGAATAATAATTTCAACTAAAACTGATCCGATTATTTTGTTAGAAGCAAAACTTGAAGGCAAAAATATTTCTAGCAAAAAGCAATTGATACAACAGTTAAAGCCATCGGTAGGTGAATATCTCTAA
- a CDS encoding TerC family protein codes for MDSVAINSFIPTLDQVDSWYEIFTLLPILIALELLLSADNAVALASLTKSLDSSELRSRALNIGITISLLFRIILIILSNVLLKFILIRVFAGFYLIYLFFSNVFLNSDIENDENGTDNNRNNFRFLRVVALLSITDFAFSIDSITTAVAISDQYILIIFGAVIGVLALRFTSGIFLKLLDIFSRLETAGYVAILIVGIKLLLNTLIKESILPDYYFYFLILFAFTWGFSKKESKN; via the coding sequence ATGGATTCAGTCGCAATAAATTCTTTTATACCCACACTAGATCAAGTAGACAGTTGGTACGAAATCTTTACACTTTTACCAATATTAATTGCTCTAGAATTATTATTATCTGCAGATAATGCTGTCGCACTAGCTTCTCTTACTAAATCCCTCGACAGTTCAGAATTAAGGTCAAGAGCCTTAAATATTGGTATAACAATATCTTTATTATTTAGAATTATTCTCATCATATTATCTAATGTTCTTTTAAAGTTTATTCTTATTAGAGTTTTTGCTGGTTTTTATTTAATATACTTATTTTTCTCTAATGTTTTTTTAAATTCAGATATAGAAAACGATGAAAATGGGACAGATAATAATAGAAATAATTTTAGGTTCTTAAGGGTCGTAGCGCTTCTGTCAATTACTGATTTTGCTTTTTCCATAGACAGTATCACTACTGCAGTAGCTATCAGCGATCAATACATATTAATAATATTTGGAGCAGTGATTGGCGTATTAGCCTTAAGATTTACATCGGGGATTTTTCTAAAACTTCTGGATATATTTTCTAGATTAGAAACAGCCGGTTACGTAGCAATTTTAATTGTTGGGATTAAACTTTTACTAAATACGTTAATTAAAGAATCAATTCTTCCAGACTATTATTTTTATTTTTTGATTCTTTTTGCCTTCACTTGGGGATTCTCTAAAAAAGAATCTAAAAATTAA